CATTCGGTGCATTCCGCCGTAAACCGCTTGATCACAATATCACCTCCTTTGCCGGTTCAGAAAAATAAGGGGCAACACGACTTTATCTTATGGTAATATGGATGATAGATCTGTGTAGATCTCATTAAAAATCTGCAAACAATTGGAGGCATCCGGATGGCATCCTATACCCCCGTCGACCTCTCCCGGCTGCTCGGCGCCCTCTCCATGGCCCTGGACTTCACTACCCACGGGCTCTCGCGCCACCACCGCCGGGTTGCATACATGGCAGTCACACTCGGACGGGCGATGGCGCTTCCGGTCAAAACACTGAAGACCCTCTATTGCGCAGCCAGCATTCACGATATCGGCGCCGTCACCTTTGCCCAGAAGAGCGACCTCTCCCGCTTTGAGATCCACTCGCCCAAGAGCCATTGCGAACTCGGTCGGCGGATGCTGGCGAGTTCGCCCCAACTGAGAGAAGCCGCGATCATCATCGAACACCACCATGACCACTGGGACGAGCCGGGCCGGCAGGATGCTCCCGTCGATCCCACACTGCTCCTGCTGGGTGACTTGATCCACCTGGCCGATCGCATCGAGGTCCTCCTGACACCCGCCCATATCCTCTCCCAGCGCCGTCAGGTCATGGACGCCATCAACAACATGTTCGGAACAGTCTTCCGCCCCGAATTGAAGGACCTCCTCAACGAACTGGCAGGGAGAGAGAGCTTTTGGCTTGACCTGGACTCCCCCTTCATCGACGAACTGACCCGGCAGGCCGTCGGCGCCGACGAGCATACCATCCAACTCCCCTATTGCGAGTTGAAGGGTCTGGCATCGATCTTCGCCCGCATCATTGACAGCAAGAGCCGCTTCACCCTCCGCCACTCACGGCTGGTCTCGGCCTCGGCGACGCTTCTGAGCCAGTTATTCGGCTTCTCTCCCGCCGACGCTGCCCGCATGGAAGTCGCCGGCCTCCTCCACGATATCGGCAAACTGAGCATCCCTGAGGAGATTTTAGAAAAACCGGCTCAACTGACGCCCGACGAGTACCTGATCATCAAACAGCACACCTATCACAGCTACCACATCCTGAATCAGGTTCCGGGCTTTTCCGAGATCGCC
The window above is part of the Heliomicrobium undosum genome. Proteins encoded here:
- a CDS encoding HD-GYP domain-containing protein, producing the protein MASYTPVDLSRLLGALSMALDFTTHGLSRHHRRVAYMAVTLGRAMALPVKTLKTLYCAASIHDIGAVTFAQKSDLSRFEIHSPKSHCELGRRMLASSPQLREAAIIIEHHHDHWDEPGRQDAPVDPTLLLLGDLIHLADRIEVLLTPAHILSQRRQVMDAINNMFGTVFRPELKDLLNELAGRESFWLDLDSPFIDELTRQAVGADEHTIQLPYCELKGLASIFARIIDSKSRFTLRHSRLVSASATLLSQLFGFSPADAARMEVAGLLHDIGKLSIPEEILEKPAQLTPDEYLIIKQHTYHSYHILNQVPGFSEIAQWGAYHHERLDGRGYPFHIPGEELSVGSRIVAVADIFSALVEDRPYRDGLSREKVESILKKMVLEKAIDGDLVDLLCQHYDDFEALKQTM